Within Stella humosa, the genomic segment CGGGAACTCGATGTTCTCGATCGCGGTCTGCCAGGGGAAGAGGCTCGCCTCCTGGAAGACGACGCCGACGCGCTCGGGGTCAGGGTCGAGGATCGGCCGGCCGGCGCACAGGATGGTGCCCTCGGTCTGTCGCCGCAGCCCGGCCATCATCATCAGCAGCGAGGTCTTGCCGCAGCCGCTGGGGCCGACGATGACCGTGAAGCGGCCGGCGCCGACCGACAGGTCGATATCCTCCAGCGCCGGCACCTGGCCGTCGCGGCCGGAATAAACGTGGCTGACGCCCGCGACCTCGACGGACGCGCCGGCACCGCCGACCCGCCCTGGAACTGCGCCGGTCACGCCGCTCATGTTCGCCACGTGCTGCATCGGGTCTCCAGCCAGCGGATGGTTTCATTGAACAGGATGGCCACGACCGCCAGCAGGATCACGCCGGCGAATAGCTGGCGCATCTGGAAGTTCTCGCCCCAGTTGGCGATCATGTGGCCGATCCCGGTGCGGGACGCATACATCTCGGCGATCATCACCGCCGTGAAGTTGAAGATCATGGCGATCCTGAGCGTCTCCAGCAGGATCGGCACCATGCTGGGCACATAGACCCGGAACAGGATCTGCCGGCGCGTGGCGCCATAGGACCGGGCCACCAGCACATGCTCGGGCTTCACCGACTCCACCGCCGCCGACGCGCTCATGATGACGATGAAGAGGGTCGAGAAGACGGCGTAGGCGACCTTCTGGTGGAAGCCGATGCCCAGCACCAGGATGAACATCGGCAGGAAGATCGATTTCGGCACGCTGAAGACATAGAAGAGCATCGGCTTGAAGATCTCGCCGAAATACTCGCTCTCGGCCACCGCCACGCCGATCACCGCCCCCAGCGGCACGGCGATGACGAAGGCGACGACGACCTCGGCCGCCGTCACCATCATCGCCTCCTGCACGTTGGCGCGGCCTACGAGCTGGCCCAGCATGGCCAGCACGTCGCTCAACGGCGGCAGCAGCCGGGCGTTGAGGATGCCCAGGCGCGGCAGCACCTCCCAGGCGCAAACGAACGCCAGGAAGAGTGCCAGCCGCACCAGCACGGTCGTCAGGCGGTTCACCCGCGCCCCCGATCGCTACGAAGCCAGGAGATGGTTCAGGGCTTCGTCGGCACCGCCTTGAAGGTGGTGACGTAGCTGTCCTCGACCGGCGCCAGGTCGGTCATGCCGATCAGCTTGGCCATGTCCATGGCGCGGACCATCCATTCCTTCTGGATGTCGCCGTCGGCCGACAGCTTCTTGATGTTGCCGTCCAGTTCCAGCTCGGCGATCTCGGGCGGGATCTCGTCGATCTCGGCGATCAGCTTCACCGC encodes:
- a CDS encoding ABC transporter permease; this encodes MNRLTTVLVRLALFLAFVCAWEVLPRLGILNARLLPPLSDVLAMLGQLVGRANVQEAMMVTAAEVVVAFVIAVPLGAVIGVAVAESEYFGEIFKPMLFYVFSVPKSIFLPMFILVLGIGFHQKVAYAVFSTLFIVIMSASAAVESVKPEHVLVARSYGATRRQILFRVYVPSMVPILLETLRIAMIFNFTAVMIAEMYASRTGIGHMIANWGENFQMRQLFAGVILLAVVAILFNETIRWLETRCSTWRT